The proteins below are encoded in one region of Kogia breviceps isolate mKogBre1 chromosome 8, mKogBre1 haplotype 1, whole genome shotgun sequence:
- the LOC136794669 gene encoding octapeptide-repeat protein T2-like produces the protein MPTNTVGVGPKRSGDRTGTRETEAESERGREMGREESERHRPTLLNGESSPGRQRQRKSESDRETFMPSQRKPGGDENDGEPGRWTHGNRPDPGPELRGAARQSRTRTWARAERGGERRRPRREPESAERGAPRPGETKPAGGSHRDRPRPCHRVRAAETETSGGESARRAQRGQRAQGVEPLAGREALRPRAETPRALEREAEPEAGGETSGGELKSPEGKRAEPGPGRREGARRRPRPARRPPGGSWEQQRPASRQREPRTAWPRRRRCRR, from the exons ATGCCAACGAACACGGTCGGAGTGGGGCCCAAGCGTTCTGGGGATCGGACAGGGAcgagggagacagaggcagagtcTGAGAGAGGCCGAGAGATGGGCAGAGAAGAAAGCGAGAGACACCGACCGACGCTGCTTAACGGAGAGAGTTCCCCGGGGCGACAGAGACAACGAAAATCTGAGAGTGACAGAGAAACATTTATGCCCAGTCAGAGAAAACCTGGGGGAGATGAGAACGACGGAGAGCCAGGGAGATG GACGCACGGAAATCGGCCGGACCCGGGCCCCGAGCTCAGAGGCGCGGCCCGGCAGAGTCGGACCCGGACATGGGCTCGAGCTGAGAGAGGCGGAGAACGACGGCGCCCGCGCAGAGAGCCCGAAAGCGCGGAGCGCGGGGCCCCCAGGCCGGGAGAGACAAAGCCCGCGGGCGGCAGCCACCGAGACCGACCGAGGCCGTGCCACCGAGTCCGTGCCGCCGAGACCGAGACATCGGGCGGAGAGTCGGCGAGGAGGGCGCAGCGGGGACAGCGGGCGCAGGGCGTGGAGCCGCTAGCGGGGCGCGAGGCGCTGAGACCTCGGGCGGAGACCCCGCGGGCCCTCGAGAGAGAGGCCGAGCCCGAGGCGGGGGGAGAGACCTCGGGCGGAGAGTTGAAGTCCCCAGAAGGGAAGCGCGCAGAGCCTGGGCCCGGGCGGCGCGAAGGGGCGCGACGGCGGCCACGGCCCGCCCGGCGCCCACCTGGCggctcctgggagcagcagcGCCCCGCGTCCCGCCAGCGCGAGCCCCGCACCGCCTGGCCGCGTCGCCGCCGCTGCCGGCGATGA